Proteins encoded by one window of Salirhabdus salicampi:
- the coxB gene encoding cytochrome c oxidase subunit II produces the protein MKGWMGRFRALFLVSGLALLLSGCGKPYLSALQPKGEGSEMIYDLMLLSIGIMVFVFVVVMVIYTIVLVRFRQKKGQEDFIPKQTEGSHLLETLWTVIPIILLLILAVPTVQYTFALSDTTPTTEEGNVDEDALWIEVTGNQYWWHFNYQNLDIQTSQDLYIPTDQRVYLTMKSNDVIHSFWVPSISGKMDTNPGAGDNEMFLHAYQEGIYWGKCAELCGPSHSIMDFKVIAVSPGEFDQWVEDMQNVNVAADEDTLSPTAAEGKELFEENSCIACHAIGSSPSAVGPNVTNFGQRTTIAGVIEYNEENLIEWILNPEKFKPGNRMTNNYPMPSYEEAEKIAEYLMTLKPSDIGPESAEDGVYLKAKDKEEDTTETEDTEETEEETDDTENEEESENNTEE, from the coding sequence ATGAAAGGATGGATGGGACGTTTTCGCGCTCTATTTTTAGTAAGTGGTTTAGCATTGCTGCTCTCAGGGTGTGGAAAGCCATACTTAAGCGCCTTGCAACCGAAAGGTGAAGGATCAGAAATGATTTACGACTTAATGCTATTAAGTATCGGAATTATGGTCTTCGTCTTCGTTGTTGTAATGGTTATTTATACCATAGTTTTAGTCCGTTTCCGTCAAAAGAAAGGACAAGAGGACTTCATTCCGAAACAAACTGAGGGAAGTCACTTGTTGGAAACGTTATGGACTGTTATTCCAATTATTTTATTACTTATTCTTGCTGTACCAACCGTACAGTACACATTTGCGCTATCCGATACAACCCCTACTACCGAAGAAGGAAATGTAGATGAAGATGCACTATGGATTGAGGTAACAGGGAACCAGTATTGGTGGCATTTCAATTATCAAAATTTAGATATTCAGACTAGTCAGGATTTATATATTCCTACTGATCAACGTGTATATCTAACAATGAAATCAAACGACGTAATTCACTCGTTCTGGGTGCCATCTATTTCTGGTAAGATGGATACGAATCCAGGAGCCGGTGATAACGAAATGTTCCTTCATGCATACCAGGAAGGTATTTACTGGGGGAAATGTGCAGAATTATGTGGACCTTCACACTCCATTATGGACTTTAAAGTAATTGCAGTAAGTCCTGGAGAATTTGATCAATGGGTAGAAGATATGCAAAATGTCAATGTTGCAGCAGATGAAGATACACTTAGTCCTACAGCAGCTGAAGGTAAAGAGTTGTTTGAAGAAAATAGCTGTATTGCATGTCATGCGATAGGTTCATCTCCATCAGCGGTTGGTCCAAATGTTACCAACTTTGGTCAACGTACTACAATTGCGGGTGTAATTGAGTACAACGAGGAGAACTTAATTGAATGGATTTTAAATCCTGAAAAGTTCAAACCGGGTAACCGTATGACGAACAATTATCCAATGCCAAGTTATGAAGAGGCAGAAAAGATTGCTGAATACTTAATGACGCTAAAACCAAGTGATATCGGCCCAGAATCTGCAGAAGATGGGGTGTACTTGAAAGCGAAAGATAAAGAAGAAGATACAACTGAAACAGAAGATACTGAAGAAACCGAAGAAGAAACAGATGATACAGAAAATGAAGAAGAAAGCGAAAATAATACAGAAGAATAA
- the cyoE gene encoding heme o synthase → MNNPRTINTASPIMDQAQQDGERTYWADFLSLIKVGIINSNLITTFAGFWMALYFSGTSFVAQWETFVLVMLGTSLVIAGGCVLNNYYDRDIDFKMKRTSNRPTVTGTMSLQHILMLGIGFTFLGLICLFLTTPVAALFGFLGWFTYVVLYTMWSKRRYTINTAIGSFSGAAPPVIGWTAVDPYFHPAVFVLFLIMFIWQTPHFLALAMMKTKEYRDAGIPMLPVVHGFPITKRQIAVYIACLLPLPFYLGSLGMFFLILASLLNVGWLVLSIYGFFMKDDLKWAKWMFIYSLNYLMIFFFAMILVTIPGF, encoded by the coding sequence ATGAATAACCCTAGGACAATCAATACTGCATCTCCGATTATGGATCAAGCGCAACAAGATGGTGAACGAACATATTGGGCAGACTTTCTATCATTAATTAAAGTTGGTATTATTAATTCTAATTTAATTACAACGTTTGCTGGATTTTGGATGGCATTATATTTTTCTGGCACATCGTTTGTTGCACAATGGGAAACGTTCGTCCTCGTTATGCTAGGTACATCATTAGTAATAGCTGGAGGATGCGTATTAAATAATTATTATGATCGTGATATTGATTTTAAAATGAAAAGGACGAGTAACCGACCTACAGTAACGGGAACAATGTCATTACAGCATATTTTAATGTTAGGAATCGGTTTTACCTTTTTAGGTCTTATTTGTTTGTTTTTAACGACACCTGTAGCAGCCCTGTTCGGTTTTCTAGGCTGGTTTACGTATGTCGTTTTGTATACAATGTGGTCTAAACGCCGTTATACAATTAATACAGCAATAGGTAGTTTTTCAGGGGCAGCACCTCCGGTTATAGGCTGGACTGCTGTTGATCCCTATTTCCATCCGGCTGTATTTGTATTATTTTTAATTATGTTTATATGGCAAACGCCACACTTTTTAGCATTAGCAATGATGAAAACAAAGGAATATCGTGACGCTGGTATCCCAATGCTACCTGTCGTACACGGTTTTCCAATTACGAAAAGACAAATAGCTGTTTACATTGCTTGTTTACTGCCATTACCATTTTATTTAGGGTCATTAGGAATGTTTTTCCTCATACTCGCTTCATTGCTAAATGTTGGGTGGCTCGTACTATCTATTTATGGCTTTTTTATGAAAGACGATTTGAAATGGGCAAAGTGGATGTTCATTTATTCACTTAACTATTTAATGATTTTCTTTTTTGCCATGATTCTTGTGACGATACCAGGATTTTAA
- a CDS encoding COX15/CtaA family protein has product MIRILKWLSILSTLGMLVVLVGGALVTKTNSGMGCGRSWPLCDGKLIPSKITTELVIELSHRMVSGTVGILVLALSILAWKCYGHIRETKFLAIMSIFFLVLQGLIGAAAVVWGQSDFVLAMHFGISLISFAAVFLLTLLIFEIDQKFDAKSLLIKKRLRVQFYAFFVYTLCVVYTGALVRHAKASLVCKSWPLCDGMTMNVSTLSFEQWVQMGHRLAAATLFIWVIYISIQVWKEYRTNKVMYIGWGIGLGLMTLQVTLGALVIVTYLNLYIALLHALIISCFFGLLSYYILLSNRSAKYEKEIN; this is encoded by the coding sequence ATGATTCGAATATTAAAATGGCTTTCCATATTATCAACGTTAGGAATGTTAGTTGTGTTGGTTGGTGGAGCCTTAGTTACAAAGACAAACTCAGGTATGGGATGCGGGCGAAGTTGGCCTTTATGTGACGGGAAACTTATACCAAGTAAAATTACAACAGAGCTAGTCATTGAATTAAGTCATAGAATGGTTTCCGGTACTGTCGGTATATTAGTGCTTGCTTTATCGATATTGGCTTGGAAATGTTATGGACACATTCGAGAAACAAAGTTTTTAGCTATTATGTCAATTTTTTTCCTCGTATTACAAGGTTTAATTGGCGCAGCTGCCGTTGTTTGGGGGCAATCGGATTTCGTACTGGCAATGCATTTCGGAATTTCTCTCATATCGTTTGCAGCTGTTTTCTTATTAACCCTTTTAATCTTTGAAATTGATCAAAAATTTGATGCAAAATCTCTGCTTATCAAAAAGAGACTACGTGTTCAGTTCTATGCCTTTTTCGTTTACACATTATGCGTCGTATATACCGGCGCACTTGTAAGGCATGCTAAGGCGAGTCTTGTTTGTAAGAGCTGGCCTTTATGTGACGGGATGACAATGAATGTTTCGACTTTGAGCTTCGAGCAATGGGTTCAAATGGGTCACCGATTAGCTGCGGCTACCCTCTTCATATGGGTTATTTACATATCAATCCAAGTTTGGAAAGAGTACCGCACGAACAAAGTTATGTATATAGGATGGGGAATTGGTCTAGGACTTATGACTCTCCAAGTTACATTAGGTGCCTTAGTAATCGTGACATATTTAAATCTATATATAGCATTGTTACATGCGCTTATCATTTCCTGTTTCTTCGGTTTACTCAGTTACTATATTTTACTCTCCAACCGAAGTGCCAAATACGAAAAAGAAATAAACTAA